One window of the Plasmodium vivax chromosome 2, whole genome shotgun sequence genome contains the following:
- a CDS encoding hypothetical protein, conserved (encoded by transcript PVX_081690A), with the protein MKCKEQKAYQQLVEELKNEFPLFRKYTDDFFYSKKKEEPPRGREGVNLSSQNGKVPDETKDICNTLVTEMETSFNLLEQKNRISCLCKLFLNNYSPFTNGYYDYIDSSYVSSSLVEAAMERYVAGGASQGEHSDAGGHISEIDAGGHISEIDAGGHISEIDAGGHINEIDAGGHINETNVEGLMSEINAVSAVTPLSVVARRPHKRESVGDAGNALGWDNGWASDSAGGNVSGGLGSDVIGGVGSDVIGDVGSDAIGSVGGDAIGSIGGDAIGGVCNDAIGSVGTDASAPAGNIPRSSPRSKPRGSPRTTPSDRRSRIGKRSRKYYETGAKMIGKSPHRGRYSDRGANAKRAKVWEGAARRDKGGGPSGSEVGEVGEDSKVSKISEVSSRSGETKRCGRSNSSGSIRSYRSNHSNGSNRSNGDPKNCVEDEVDNKDHLGFCDISLVPFADEAFYINYGCVGTSRRARNAGSVFVIDYIGGGPEKKEVAKCKRRITFGREGKKEFLHNINAHSIVKGWIYKADSKHKCFHVRLFAVRNDSEGSSGGRATHVTENSQTGSCGSGEDGAGGGRSGLPRSKWRQRSGGSGPSGASGTSGTCGSIEPGRTGTQSRLGKPGNHHVYACLPFQFISKFQFVDSLDMRGLRLEEDLNKFVGMNIRARIFDDGKYIRSHFEDLLGRYHFHFFLTLQWKGHDDHIKNDKLGFLSTQLSESSLMGQKGGEKKPTSEVDRLLLTRLDVLLFSCKRFMSKENLKYKEKYLFLNLPQLPSLIEFNFRNNFVQTHIGNVTTRKQNLIWSDQKFMEALEIYKKNSNYYDFLKNYFTFDSGSSACSYVYLSEMDKFEATNERTASAKVGTIKYEEEKEPNGDNPKQRNPILERKKERNSPVENSSNLKMEGNKNAKRYEDYWFSLNDREKYIVEKIPFLNSSVYKSKWIYDFFNCIKLTINLNNHHLWGNFLLSLVLLELSCYTECFLFLFRIFQIKKMFLESYKLKNVICSVFIRRLKKYISKEHLWNVIVNYREYDLFSMREDNCDEYCRNIFERNLSLLCALEKG; encoded by the coding sequence atgaaatgcaaAGAACAAAAGGCATACCAACAGCTAGTAGAAGAATTAAAGAACGAGTTCCCCCTATTTCGAAAATACActgatgattttttttatagtaaaaaaaaggaggaaccTCCAAGGGGAAGAGAAGGCGTAAATTTGTCTagtcaaaatgggaaagtcCCAGATGAGACAAAGGATATATGCAACACCTTGGTGACTGAAATGGAGACGTCTTTCAATCTGttagaacaaaaaaacagaatCAGTTGcttatgtaaattatttttaaataactacAGCCCATTCACAAATGGGTATTACGATTATATTGACAGCAGTTATGTCAGTTCTTCCTTAGTAGAGGCGGCTATGGAGAGGTACGTCGCGGGGGGGGCTTCCCAGGGTGAACATTCAGATGCGGGGGGGCATATTAGTGAAATCGATGCAGGGGGGCATATTAGTGAAATCGATGCAGGGGGGCATATTAGTGAAATCGATGCAGGGGGGCATATTAATGAAATCGATGCAGGGGGGCATATTAATGAAACCAATGTGGAGGGGCTTATGAGTGAAATCAATGCGGTCAGTGCAGTCACACCACTCAGCGTAGTCGCGAGGAGGCCCCATAAACGGGAAAGCGTTGGGGATGCGGGCAACGCGCTTGGGTGGGACAACGGCTGGGCTAGCGATAGTGCAGGTGGCAATGTGAGTGGCGGTTTGGGTAGCGATGTGATCGGCGGTGTGGGTAGCGATGTGATCGGCGATGTGGGTAGCGATGCGATTGGCAGTGTTGGGGGCGATGCGATTGGCAGTATTGGGGGCGATGCGATCGGCGGTGTATGTAACGATGCTATTGGCAGCGTTGGGACTGATGCGAGTGCTCCTGCGGGCAATATCCCTCGTAGTAGTCCCCGCAGTAAACCACGTGGCAGCCCGCGCACAACCCCAAGTGACAGGCGCAGCCGAATCGGGAAGAGAAGTAGGAAGTACTACGAAACGGGCGCAAAGATGATCGGGAAGAGCCCCCACAGAGGGAGGTACTCGGACAGGGGGGCCAATGCGAAGCGAGCGAAGGTGTGGGAGGGCGCGGCGAGAAGGGacaagggggggggccctAGCGGAAGCGAAGTTGGCGAAGTAGGCGAAGATAGCAAAGTTAGCAAAATTAGCGAAGTCAGCAGCAGGAGCGGTGAAACAAAGAGATGCGGTAGAAGCAACTCCAGTGGCAGCATCCGCTCCTACCGGAGCAACCACTCCAACGGGAGCAACCGCTCAAATGGAGACCCGAAGAATTGCGTCGAAGACGAAGTGGACAATAAGGATCACCTTGGCTTCTGCGACATTTCGCTCGTCCCCTTTGCGGATGAGGCATTTTACATAAACTACGGATGTGTGGGCACCAGCCGACGCGCCCGCAACGCAGGCAGCGTGTTTGTGATTGACTACATTGGGGGGGgaccagaaaaaaaggaagtggcCAAATGTAAAAGACGAATAACATTCGGaagggaaggaaagaaagaatttTTGCACAACATAAATGCCCATTCAATCGTGAAGGGATGGATTTATAAGGCCGATTCAAAGCACAAGTGCTTTCACGTCAGACTTTTTGCGGTGAGGAATGACTCAGAGGggagcagcggggggagggccACCCACGTGACGGAAAATTCGCAAACTGGGAGTTGTGGCAGCGGAGAGGATGGCGCCGGTGGGGGAAGGAGCGGTCTCCCCCGTAGCAAGTGGAGGCAGCGAAGTGGGGGGAGCGGTCCAAGTGGTGCAAGCGGTACAAGCGGTACATGCGGGTCGATCGAACCGGGCAGAACAGGTACACAGAGCAGATTAGGCAAACCGGGCAACCACCACGTGTATGCCTGCCTGCCCTTCCAATTTATCAGCAAGTTCCAATTCGTGGACAGCCTGGACATGCGGGGCCTCCGCCTGGAAGAGGACCTAAACAAGTTCGTGGGCATGAACATACGAGCGAGAATATTCGACGATGGGAAATACATCCGCTCTCATTTTGAAGACCTCCTGGGGAGGTACCACTTTCACTTCTTCCTAACGTTGCAGTGGAAGGGGCATGACGATCACATAAAGAATGACAAGCTGGGATTCCTGTCTACCCAGTTAAGTGAAAGCAGTTTAATGggccaaaaaggaggggaaaaaaaacccacCAGTGAGGTAGACCGCCTGTTGCTAACCCGCCTGGATGTCCTCCTATTTTCCTGCAAAAGATTTATGAGCAAGGAAAATCtgaaatataaagaaaagtaCCTGTTCCTAAATCTTCCCCAGTTGCCATCCCTAATTGAGTTCAAttttagaaataattttgtcCAAACGCACATTGGAAATGTTACAACGAGGAAGCAGAATTTAATTTGGTCTGACCAGAAATTTATGGAGGCGTTagaaatatacaaaaaaaatagtaactactacgattttttaaaaaattatttcaccTTCGATTCGGGGTCGAGTGCATGCAGCTACGTCTACTTGAGTGAGATGGACAAATTTGAGGCAACAAATGAGCGCACCGCTTCTGCCAAAGTGGGGACCATtaaatatgaagaagaaaaggaaccGAATGGAGATAACCCAAAACAGAGGAACCCCATTTTAgagcgaaaaaaggagagaaattCCCCAGTGGAAAATTCGAGTAACCTCAAAATGGAAGGGAATAAAAATGCGAAACGGTACGAAGATTATTGGTTCTCACTAAATGATAGGGAGAAATATATAGTGGAGAAgatcccctttttaaattctagCGTATACAAATCTAAGTGGATTTATGATTTCTTTAACTGCATTAAGTTAACCATTAATTTGAATAATCACCACCTTTGGGGGAACTTCCTCCTCAGCCTGGTGCTGCTAGAGCTGAGCTGCTACACGGaatgtttccttttcctcttcaggatttttcaaataaaaaaaatgtttttggAAAGctacaaattgaaaaatgttaTCTGCTCAGTCTTCATAAgacggttaaaaaaatacatctcAAAGGAGCACCTATGGAATGTCATCGTAAACTACAGGGAATACGATTTGTTCAGCATGCGGGAGGACAACTGCGATGAGTACTGCCGGAATATTTTTGAGCGAAATTTGAGTCTCTTATGCGCTTTGGAAAAGGGGTAG
- a CDS encoding hypothetical protein, conserved (encoded by transcript PVX_081685A), with protein MLKYARKLNKKLIYKLHVQNDKVVEMPMFLVDNLYLRSTRELLILLNNAITFKRKEFLENYKRVLLKDRESNANCFDRPQGGGEKNGSTAAGFVARECTPPPCSGSLLGGEASGGPNGVANDGANDGANDGANDGANGGANDGANGGAHRNAPQGPPLESHHLAMQAGPIFKNGHMSPDGRGGRYKYDNEEYDELIMRLSEECGDAPGWHALEGEEAHEVEEADGADEAHEAYQADGEDPRAQGYSLIGYLPNEFFFQSLKQRVASLKEFLSFGDLFSFILLFSRTKDVDMMKILGEQYVQKQEKEKDKRVNNKHVVHLLNIFLKLNYKRRNAHHIVDSLVQAMNVNVSTDDLKLAALGFTCLSRLSLYNMAFYRYVDTFLRHLDTCSHLCCSMVLHCLGYYKHYWVAKRRELLEQARFVKKSAGGPLGGKHSPGCDASGRAERISETRCANVNRLSLRLSGEKAHLIEELEKGMIDRLVNMQLGSISEKSISSIFHFFFLSKRGVLTGRAAEGGNAAERGNERDHLLMGKLVHILITKKVTFDQSRQLLMCCYPLIIHRYFSHIQISSYFVVQCAKLIKRLKERKHLDNLLFVLTGFTQNQMIFYQNRSNNKRAPRIYLDKKKNKLHNFKIENKYIDMLEKCEYEVNVLEKGPAEEPVSCRSAILYIFSELTSIDHELNRDQIVLYLQLFSSFDIKLSTNIKQNLFRMVMGSTHQLSSLAHVVLQLAIQIYGISSTYMKAIALQFFEKMDHELGKLHTLGMNDEELPPSCIIGGRDNHGAREKLSYLCDLEKLADVLFVFDQMDIHNKDFISNVSNLLCANNFFLLTHRRSNFSSFVHLLHYVGSLPVDVDAVKKLTNFVFACVADYVNLSFREYAQRSRGGFKMEEHRVTGSSEEANTPLVDDRHASGSLQTGEDPFFCQVDHAFIRGRIYVKDLVLLLDAIRIWKAYDFASLLRSVTSMINSDGVRALSDEDVELVNYIFIDMGLMNECVLDEAR; from the exons atgctcaaGTACGCACGAAAGCTAAATAAAAAGCTGATTTACAAGCTGCATGTGCAAAATGACAAAGTGGTAGAGATGCCCATGTTTCTGGTGGATAATCTGTATTTGAGGAGCACAAGGGAGTTGCTTATTCTGTTAAACAATGCCATAACGTTCAAAAGGAAGGAGTTCTTGGAGAACTACAAGAGGGTGTTACTAAAGGATAGGGAGAGCAATGCCAACTGTTTTGATcgcccccagggggggggagagaaaaatggATCTACTGCTGCTGGGTTTGTTGCGCGGGAGTGCACACCACCCCCTTGTAGTggctcccttttggggggagaagcgagtGGTGGACCGAATGGTGTAGCGAATGACGGGGCGAATGACGGGGCGAATGACGGGGCGAATGACGGAGCGAATGGCGGGGCGAATGACGGAGCGAATGGCGGAGCTCACCGAAATGCCCCCCAGGGACCCCCTCTGGAGAGTCACCACTTAGCGATGCAAGCGGGTccgatttttaaaaatggacacATGTCGCCAGATGGCCGTGGGGGCCGCTACAAATACGACAACGAGGAGTACGACGAGTTAATTATGCGCTTGTCGGAAGAGTGTGGGGACGCGCCCGGCTGGCACGCAttagaaggggaagaagcgcacgaagtggaagaagcggatGGGGCAGACGAAGCGCACGAAGCGTACCAAGCGGATGGGGAGGACCCCCGCGCGCAGGGATACTCACTAATTGGCTACCTGCCAAATGAGTTCTTTTTCCAGTCCCTCAAGCAGAGAGTAGCGTCACTGAAAGAGTTCCTCTCCTTTGGTGACCTCTTCTCGTTTATCCTCCTATTCAGTCGAACGAAGGACGTAGACATGATGAAAATCCTGGGGGAGCAGTACGTGCAGAAGcaagagaaggaaaaggacaaGCGGGTTAACAACAAACATGTGGTGCatttgttaaatatattcCTCAAATTGAATtacaaaaggagaaacgcTCATCATATTGTTGACAGTTTGGTGCAAGCCATGAATGTGAACGTTTCGACTGATGATTTGAAATTGGCAGCTTTAGGTTTTACATGCCTCTCCAGATTGAGCCTTTACAACATGGCCTTTTATCGTTACGTGGATACCTTCTTGAGGCACTTGGATACATGCTCCCATTTGTGCTGTTCGATGGTGCTTCACTGCTTGGGGTATTATAAGCACTATTGGGTAGCGAAGAGGAGGGAGCTGTTGGAGCAGGCTAGGTTTGTTAAGAAGTCAGCGGGTGGTCCCCTCGGGGGGAAGCACTCCCCAGGGTGCGATGCCTCCGGTCGAGCTGAGCGGATAAGCGAAACACGCTGTGCAAACGTTAACCGATTATCTTTGCGGTTGAGCGGCGAAAAAGCGCACCTGATTGAAGAGCTGGAGAAGGGGATGATCGACCGGTTGGTGAATATGCAGTTGGGGTCCATTTCGGAGAAGTCGATCAGCAgcatatttcattttttctttctgtCCAAAAGGGGGGTCTTGACTGGGAGGGCTgctgaagggggaaacgCTGCTGAACGTGGCAACGAGCGAGACCACCTCCTAATGGGGAAGCTGGTCCACATTTTGATTACGAAGAAGGTAACCTTCGACCAGTCGCGACAACTGCTCATGTGCTGCTACCCCCTGATCATCCACAGGTATTTCTCCCACATACAAATCTCGTCCTACTTCGTGGTGCAGTGCGCTAAGCTGATTAAGCGGCTCAAGGAGAGGAAGCACCTGGACAATTTGCTCTTTGTGTTGACGGGCTTTACACAGAACCAGATGATATTTTACCAAAACAGGAGTAACAATAAAAGGGCTCCTAGAATATATTtggacaagaaaaaaaacaaactacacaattttaaaattgaaaataagtACATCGATATGTTGGAAAAGTGTGAGTATGAAGTGAACGTGCTCGAGAAGGGACCCGCGGAAGAGCCCGTCAGTTGCAGGTCCGCCATTCTCTACATCTTCAGCGAGCTAACCAGCATAGACCACGAATTGAACAGAGACCAGATTGTTCTTTACTTGCAACTTTTCTCCAGCTTTGACATCAAATTAAGCACCAACATTAAGCAGAATCTGTTTCGTATGGTGATGGGCTCCACACATCAGTTAAGCAGCCTTGCCCATGTGGTGCTCCAGCTAGCCATTCAGATTTATGGCATTTCCAGCACCTACATGAAGGCAATCGCTTTGCagttttttgaaaaaatggaccACGAGTTGGGCAAATTACACACATTAGGAATGAACGATGAGGAGCTTCCTCCTAGCTGCATAATTGGTGGCCGCGATAACCATGGGGCGAGGGAGAAGCTCTCCTACCTGTGTGATTTAGAAAAACTGGCTGACGTCCTTTTCGTGTTCGACCAGATGGATATTCACAACAAGGACTTCATCTCGAACGTTTCAAATTTGCTGTGTGCGAacaatttcttcctcctaaCTCATCGAAGGAGTAACTTCAGCTCCTTCGTCCACCTGCTGCACTATGTAGGCAGTTTGCCAGTGGACGTAGATGCggttaaaaaattgaccAACTTTGTTTTCGCGTGCGTGGCGGATTATGTTAATTTATCATTCCGGGAATATGCACAGCGCTCACGGGGGGgattcaaaatggaagaacatAGGGTGACGGGGTCTTCTGAAGAGGCCAATACCCCCCTCGTTGATGATCGCCATGCAAGCGGTTCcctccaaacgggggaggatccctttttttgccaagtGGACCATGCGTTTATAAGAGGCAGAATTTACGTCAAAGATTTGGTCCTCTTGCTGGACGCGATTCGCATTTGGAAGGCCTACGATTTTGCTTCGCTGCTCAGAAGCGTGACCAGCATG ATAAACTCGGACGGGGTTCGGGCCCTCTCCGATGAGGACGTCGAGCTGGTGAACTACATTTTCATCGACATGGGTCTGATGAACGAGTGCGTGCTGGACGAGGCGAGGTAA